A genomic stretch from Styela clava chromosome 5, kaStyClav1.hap1.2, whole genome shotgun sequence includes:
- the LOC120344967 gene encoding cytochrome P450 3A5-like, with protein MITPLDILSIETWVLIISLLALGRYYIHRKWQYLKNINIPHEPCSIRKFGHLSYTFGAETALQYDNKCKEKFGNVYGTYFGITPTVHIHDPDILRQIFIKEFSNFAMRQRRFLKISGEELNNSLTNVDLKQWKRMRNTLTPTFSSAKLRQMTTIMEWCADNAIVALNKKVENNGGVFNSKDFFSRISLDVVCSAAFSTKVDSINDTENEPEIVKKAKELMKGGGVLSKMFVLLIVLSEFLEKVLEKLNIPLVRGESLKYFRRLTDHVIEKRKNNPHDTGRVDLMQLMLDAEISPDKVKEGAEKGLTKIEIIGNSMLMIMAGYQNTGNLMSWTSFNFARHPEIQAKVQEEIDEMIKTHGKLDYDGINGLKFLDMCINETLRLYTPIIRNARIAERETTINGLTIPAGLLVAIPVYGLAHDPDYWDEPFAYKPERMRDMSQIDPMMFQPFGAGPRNCIGLRFALIEVKMALAKILHQFTIKPAENTPEAPMKFKFTNTLAPAVNFDLKVEPRNVAE; from the exons ATGATCACTCCACTGGACATTCTATCTATTGAGACTTGGGTTTTAATCATCAGCTTATTGGCGTTAGGCAG ATATTATATTCATCGGAAATGGCAATacctgaaaaatattaatattccaCACGAGCCTTGTTCAATTCGAAAGTTTGGACACTTATCTTATACTTTCGGAGCGGAG acAGCGTTGCAGTATGATAACAAATGCAAAGAAAAGTTTGGAAATGTGTACGG gaCTTACTTCGGAATTACTCCAACAGTTCACATTCATGATCCTGACATACTGagacaaattttcataaaagagttttcaaattttgcaatgCGCCAG CGTCGTTTCTTGAAGATTAGCGGCGAAGAGTTGAACAACAGTCTAACCAATGTTGATCTAAAACAGTGGAAACGTATGAG AAACACACTGACACCAACGTTTTCATCCGCAAAGTTGAGGCAAATGACGACGATAATGGAATGGTGTGCTGATAACGCTATTGTAGCATTAAATAAGAAGGTTGAGAACAATGGTGGAGTTTTCAATTCAAAAGA TTTCTTCTCTCGAATTTCGTTGGATGTGGTCTGCTCTGCAGCTTTTAGTACCAAAGTAGATTCAATTAACGACACTGAAAATGAGCCCGAAATTGTTAAGAAGGCTAAAGAGCTTATGAAAGGTGGAGGAGTTTTGAGCAAGATGTTTGTTTTACTTATAg TGTTGTCTGAGTTTCTCGAGAAGGTCCTcgaaaaattgaatattccGTTGGTTCGTGGTGAGTCGCTCAAGTACTTCAGGAGACTTACGGATCACGTGatagaaaaaaggaaaaataatcCACATGATACG GGACGTGTTGATTTGATGCAATTGATGTTAGATGCTGAAATATCTCCGGATAAAGTAAAGGAGGGCGCCGAAAAAG GTTTGACAAAAATCGAAATCATTGGTAATTCTATGCTGATGATAATGGCTGGATACCAAAACACTGGAAACCTGATGAGTTGGACTTCCTTCAATTTTGCTCGACATCCGGAAATACAGGCCAAAGTTCAGGAAGAAATAGATGAAATGATAAAAACTCAT GGCAAACTGGATTATGATGGTATAAATGGCTTGAAGTTTTTGGACATGTGTATCAATGAAACTCTTAGACTTTACACGCCAATTATAAG AAATGCTCGCATAGCTGAAAGAGAGACAACAATCAATGGCCTCACAATACCAGCAGGATTGTTGGTTGCCATACCGGTGTATGGACTGGCACATGACCCTGATTATTGGGACGAGCCATTTGCTTATAAACCGGAAAG AATGCGCGACATGAGTCAAATTGATCCGATGATGTTTCAACCGTTTGGAGCAGGACCGAGAAATTGCATTGGCTTGAGATTTGCACTGATAGAAGTCAAGATGGCACTAGCGAAGATTTTACACCAGTTCACTATTAAACCAGCAGAGAATACACCG GAGGCGCccatgaaattcaaattcaccaaTACCCTTGCTCCTGCAGTGAACTTCGATTTGAAGGTGGAACCAAGAAATGTAGCAGAGTAA
- the LOC120344193 gene encoding cytochrome P450 3A5-like has product MMITPLDILSIESWILIASVILLIRYYLNQKWRYFEKLGIPYNPPSILKLGNILSAFDKDNAFEYDNQCKKKYGNIWGAFTGVTPSISVHDPDILRQIFIKEFQTFPDRQKRLTKVNGKEMNTGLTAVQGNQWKRIRNTMTPTFSTSKLKQMCGIIDWCAGNTVDALNRKIENNEGVFNSKEIFSRLSLDIVCSAAFSTKVHSQDDRVEEPEISKNAKKLFSGSILSPLIILFLIFPPLEKMFAKFNFSMMGGNGLNYFKKLATHVMNQRQENSHAHGRVDLMQLMLDAEVSEEKIKQGAEKGMTKTEIIGNSMLMILAGYENTGNTMSWTAYNLAQHPEIQVEVQEEIDEMMKVEGKFDYESVTKLKLLDMCINETLRLYMPILKNARYCEKEITINGLTIPEGIMISIPSYGLAHDPEYWDEPYQFKPERMRDMSQIDPMVYQPFGAGPRNCIGSRFALMEIKMSLAKLLHTFTFKPAEDTPKPPLKLMFSFSVRPKVDFDLVAVPRHTVAT; this is encoded by the exons atgatgataACTCCACTGGACATTTTATCTATTGAATCGTGGATCTTGATTGCAAGCGTGATATTACTCATCAG gtaTTATTTGAACCAGAAATGGAGGTATTTCGAAAAGCTCGGCATTCCTTATAATCCACCGTCTATACTTAAACTCGGAAATATACTTTCCGCCTTCGATAAAGAT AATGCGTTCGAATATGACAACCAATGTAAGAAGAAGTATGGAAATATCTGGGG GGCATTTACAGGGGTAACGCCAAGTATATCGGTTCACGATCCTGATATTTTGAGACAAATTTTTATCAAAGAATTTCAAACATTCCCAGACAGACAG AAAAGATTGACCAAGGTAAATGGCAAAGAGATGAATACTGGCCTAACTGCCGTGCAGGGGAATCAATGGAAGCGGATAAG aAATACCATGACACCAACATTTTCTACTTCTAAACTGAAGCAAATGTGTGGTATAATCGACTGGTGTGCCGGCAATACTGTTGATGCACTgaatagaaaaattgaaaataacgaAGGGGTGTTTAATTCAAAAGA GATCTTTTCCCGTCTTTCATTGGATATAGTGTGCTCAGCAGCATTCAGCACCAAAGTTCACTCGCAGGATGATAGAGTAGAAGAGCCAGAAATTTCCAAAAATGCCAAAAAGTTGTTTAGCGGATCAATACTCAGTCCTCTTATCATATTGTTCC TTATCTTTCCACCTCTTGAAAAAATGTTTGCAAAATTCAACTTCTCAATGATGGGCGGTAATGGGTTAAATTACTTTAAAAAACTAGCAACACACGTAATGAATCAACGACAAGAAAATTCACATGCACAC GGCCGGGTAGATCTCATGCAATTGATGTTGGATGCTGAAGTATCAGAAGAGAAAATCAAACAAGGCGCGGAAAAAG GAATGACAAAAACAGAAATCATTGGTAATTCGATGTTAATGATTTTGGCTGGTTACGAAAACACTGGGAATACAATGAGCTGGACAGCTTATAATTTAGCCCAACATCCGGAAATACAGGTCGAAGTTCAAGAGGAAATCGATGAAATGATGAAAGTTGAG GGTAAATTCGACTACGAAAGCGTGACGAAATTGAAGTTGTTGGACATGTGCATCAACGAAACCCTCAGACTCTACATGCCGATTCTAAA AAATGCTAGATATTGTGAGAAAGAAATCACTATCAACGGTTTAACAATTCCAGAAGGGATAATGATAAGTATACCATCATATGGACTGGCACACGATCCTGAATATTGGGACGAGCCTTATCAATTTAAACCCGAAAG GATGAGGGACATGAGCCAAATTGACCCAATGGTTTATCAGCCGTTTGGGGCAGGACCACGTAATTGTATTGGATCGAGATTTGCTTTGATGGAAATTAAGATGTCTCTAGCAAAACTTCTGCATACATTCACTTTCAAGCCTGCTGAGGACACACCG AAACCTCCTCTGAAGTTGATGTTTTCATTTTCTGTTCGTCCCAAAGTTGATTTCGATTTGGTTGCAGTACCTCGTCACACTGTTGCGACTTGA
- the LOC120344219 gene encoding cytochrome P450 3A5-like isoform X1: MMITPLDILSIESWILIASVILLIRYYLNQKWRYFEKLGIPYNPPSVLKLGNILSAFDKDNAFEYDNQCKKKYGNIWGAFIGVTPRIAVHDPDILRQIFIKEFQTFPDRQKSLIKVNGKELNTGLTAVQGNQWKRIRNTMTPTFSTSKLKQMCGIIDWCAGNTVDALNRKIENNGGVFNSKEIFSRLSLDIVCSAAFSTKVHSQDDRVEEPEISKNAKKLFSGSILSPLIIVFLIFPSLEKYFAKFNFSLMNGHGINYFKKLATHVINQRQEDPHRYDRVDLMQLMLDAEVSEEKIKEGAEKGMTKTEIIGNSMLMILAGYENTGNTMSWTAYNLAQHPEIQVKVQEEIDEMMKVEGKFDYESVTKLKLLDMCINETLRLYMPILKNTRYCEKEITINGLTIPEGMMICIPSYGLAHDPEYWDEPYEFKPERMRDMSQIDPMVYQPFGAGPRNCIGMRFALMEVKMSLAKLLHTFTFKPAEDTPKPPLKMIFEFSVRPKVDFDLVAVPRHTVAT; this comes from the exons ATGATGATAACTCCATTGGATATTTTATCTATTGAGTCGTGGATCCTAATTGCAAGCGTGATATTACTCATCAG GTATTATTTAAACCAGAAATGGAGGTATTTTGAAAAGCTCGGCATTCCTTACAATCCACCGTCTGTACTAAAGCTCGGAAATATACTTTCCGCCTTCGATAAAGAT aatGCGTTCGAATATGACAATCAATGTAAGAAGAAATATGGAAATATCTGGGG GGCATTCATAGGAGTAACCCCCAGAATAGCAGTTCACGATCCTGATATTTTGAGACAAATTTTTATCAAAGAATTTCAAACATTCCCAGACAGACAG aaaagtttAATCAAGGTAAATGGAAAAGAGCTGAATACTGGCCTAACTGCCGTACAGGGGAATCAATGGAAGCGGATAAG AAATACCATGACACCAACGTTTTCTACTTCCAAACTGAAGCAAATGTGTGGTATAATCGACTGGTGTGCCGGCAATACTGTTGATGCACTcaatagaaaaattgaaaataacgggggggtatttaattcaaaaga AATATTTTCCCGTCTTTCATTGGATATAGTGTGCTCAGCAGCATTCAGTACCAAAGTTCACTCGCAGGATGACAGAGTAGAAGAGCCAGAAATTTCCAAAAATGCCAAAAAGTTGTTTAGCGGATCAATACTCAGTCCTCTTATCATAGTGTTCC TTATCTTTCCAtctcttgaaaaatattttgcaaaattcaacTTCTCATTGATGAACGGTCATGGAATAAACTACTTTAAAAAATTGGCAACACACGTAATAAATCAACGACAAGAAGATCCACATAGATAC GACCGGGTAGATCTCATGCAATTGATGTTAGATGCTGAAGTATCTGAAGAGAAAATCAAAGAAGGCGCTGAGAAAG GAATGACAAAAACAGAAATCATTGGTAACTCAATGTTAATGATTTTGGCTGGTTACGAAAACACTGGGAATACAATGAGCTGGACAGCTTATAATTTAGCACAACACCCGGAAATACAGGTCAAAGTTCAAGAGGAAATCGATGAAATGATGAAAGTTGAG GGCAAATTCGACTACGAAAGTGTGACGAAATTGAAGTTGTTAGACATGTGCATCAACGAAACCCTCAGACTCTACATGCCGATTCTAAA GAATACCCGATATTGTGAAAAAGAAATCACTATCAACGGTTTAACAATTCCAGAAGGAATGATGATATGTATTCCATCATATGGACTGGCACACGATCCTGAATATTGGGATGAGCCTTATGAATTTAAACCCGAAAG GATGCGGGACATGAGCCAAATTGACCCAATGGTTTATCAGCCGTTTGGGGCAGGACCACGTAATTGTATTGGAATGAGATTTGCGTTGATGGAAGTTAAGATGTCTCTAGCAAAACTTTTGCATACATTCACATTCAAGCCTGCTGAGGACACACCG AAACCTCCTCTGAAgatgatatttgaattttctgtGCGTCCCAAAGTTGATTTTGACTTGGTTGCAGTACCTCGTCACACTGTTGCGACTTGA
- the LOC120344219 gene encoding cytochrome P450 3A5-like isoform X2 codes for MAFIGVTPRIAVHDPDILRQIFIKEFQTFPDRQKSLIKVNGKELNTGLTAVQGNQWKRIRNTMTPTFSTSKLKQMCGIIDWCAGNTVDALNRKIENNGGVFNSKEIFSRLSLDIVCSAAFSTKVHSQDDRVEEPEISKNAKKLFSGSILSPLIIVFLIFPSLEKYFAKFNFSLMNGHGINYFKKLATHVINQRQEDPHRYDRVDLMQLMLDAEVSEEKIKEGAEKGMTKTEIIGNSMLMILAGYENTGNTMSWTAYNLAQHPEIQVKVQEEIDEMMKVEGKFDYESVTKLKLLDMCINETLRLYMPILKNTRYCEKEITINGLTIPEGMMICIPSYGLAHDPEYWDEPYEFKPERMRDMSQIDPMVYQPFGAGPRNCIGMRFALMEVKMSLAKLLHTFTFKPAEDTPKPPLKMIFEFSVRPKVDFDLVAVPRHTVAT; via the exons AT GGCATTCATAGGAGTAACCCCCAGAATAGCAGTTCACGATCCTGATATTTTGAGACAAATTTTTATCAAAGAATTTCAAACATTCCCAGACAGACAG aaaagtttAATCAAGGTAAATGGAAAAGAGCTGAATACTGGCCTAACTGCCGTACAGGGGAATCAATGGAAGCGGATAAG AAATACCATGACACCAACGTTTTCTACTTCCAAACTGAAGCAAATGTGTGGTATAATCGACTGGTGTGCCGGCAATACTGTTGATGCACTcaatagaaaaattgaaaataacgggggggtatttaattcaaaaga AATATTTTCCCGTCTTTCATTGGATATAGTGTGCTCAGCAGCATTCAGTACCAAAGTTCACTCGCAGGATGACAGAGTAGAAGAGCCAGAAATTTCCAAAAATGCCAAAAAGTTGTTTAGCGGATCAATACTCAGTCCTCTTATCATAGTGTTCC TTATCTTTCCAtctcttgaaaaatattttgcaaaattcaacTTCTCATTGATGAACGGTCATGGAATAAACTACTTTAAAAAATTGGCAACACACGTAATAAATCAACGACAAGAAGATCCACATAGATAC GACCGGGTAGATCTCATGCAATTGATGTTAGATGCTGAAGTATCTGAAGAGAAAATCAAAGAAGGCGCTGAGAAAG GAATGACAAAAACAGAAATCATTGGTAACTCAATGTTAATGATTTTGGCTGGTTACGAAAACACTGGGAATACAATGAGCTGGACAGCTTATAATTTAGCACAACACCCGGAAATACAGGTCAAAGTTCAAGAGGAAATCGATGAAATGATGAAAGTTGAG GGCAAATTCGACTACGAAAGTGTGACGAAATTGAAGTTGTTAGACATGTGCATCAACGAAACCCTCAGACTCTACATGCCGATTCTAAA GAATACCCGATATTGTGAAAAAGAAATCACTATCAACGGTTTAACAATTCCAGAAGGAATGATGATATGTATTCCATCATATGGACTGGCACACGATCCTGAATATTGGGATGAGCCTTATGAATTTAAACCCGAAAG GATGCGGGACATGAGCCAAATTGACCCAATGGTTTATCAGCCGTTTGGGGCAGGACCACGTAATTGTATTGGAATGAGATTTGCGTTGATGGAAGTTAAGATGTCTCTAGCAAAACTTTTGCATACATTCACATTCAAGCCTGCTGAGGACACACCG AAACCTCCTCTGAAgatgatatttgaattttctgtGCGTCCCAAAGTTGATTTTGACTTGGTTGCAGTACCTCGTCACACTGTTGCGACTTGA